In Microcoleus sp. FACHB-831, one genomic interval encodes:
- a CDS encoding HSP90 family protein, which translates to MDYNFQINLRGLIDLLSNHLYSGPQVFLRELLQNAVDAITARTQLEPDHQGRISLEVISSPERNEATLVFEDNGIGLTEAEIHQFLATIGQSSKREELADRRNDYIGQFGIGLLSCFVVSDEIVVLTRSIKNDAATIEWRGRPDGTYSIRTLEKDLSPGTRVYLRNKNGCEDYFKTERICELASHFGSLLTYPITVTQGNKTKVINEQRPPWQQIFYSRRDQRAALLAYGRQIFDIDFFDAIPLHSTIGAVEGVAFVLPYSPSLATKNTHRVYLKHMLLCENAKDVLPDWAFFVKCVINANDLRPTASREFFYEDAMLMAAREMLGQCLRQYLIELAQQDEERLQQLINLHYLAIKALAVHDDEFYKLFIDWLPFETSLGRMTLGEYRSANLIIRYVPTRDQFRQIAGVAASQSMCVINGGYAYDTDLLEKLPYLFPEIQVERVDASDLAQSFEDLNWKERERVFNLIKFADMVLQPFRCEVEIKKFWPQELPALYSTNADAEFQRSLLQSKSVSNSVWSSVLDNLATTPQQPYAQLCFNFHNPLIQKLVNLEDKNLLQLSLQMLYVQALLLGHQPLNAQEMGLLNSGLLGLIEWGVNAQLGENYEP; encoded by the coding sequence ATGGACTATAACTTTCAAATCAATCTGCGGGGCCTTATTGACCTGCTCTCCAATCACCTCTACAGTGGGCCGCAGGTGTTCCTGCGAGAATTGCTGCAAAACGCTGTCGATGCCATTACAGCCAGAACTCAGCTAGAACCCGACCATCAAGGAAGAATCAGCCTTGAAGTCATCTCTTCACCAGAACGCAACGAAGCAACATTAGTTTTTGAAGATAATGGCATCGGTCTAACTGAAGCAGAAATTCATCAATTTTTAGCTACTATCGGTCAATCTTCCAAACGGGAAGAACTGGCAGATCGACGCAACGATTATATCGGTCAATTTGGAATTGGTTTGCTTTCCTGCTTTGTCGTCAGCGATGAAATTGTGGTGTTAACCCGTTCTATAAAAAATGACGCGGCGACAATCGAGTGGCGCGGTCGTCCCGACGGCACTTACTCAATCCGCACCCTTGAAAAGGATCTATCGCCAGGAACGCGCGTTTACTTACGCAACAAAAACGGCTGCGAAGACTACTTCAAAACAGAACGCATCTGCGAACTAGCTTCTCATTTTGGCAGCTTGCTTACTTATCCCATCACTGTTACGCAAGGCAACAAAACTAAGGTAATTAACGAACAAAGACCACCTTGGCAGCAAATTTTTTATAGCCGCCGGGACCAACGTGCTGCACTGCTAGCTTACGGAAGGCAAATCTTTGATATCGATTTTTTTGACGCCATTCCCTTGCATTCTACAATTGGCGCTGTGGAAGGAGTCGCATTCGTGCTGCCGTATTCTCCCAGTCTTGCCACAAAAAACACGCATCGCGTTTATTTAAAGCATATGTTGCTATGCGAAAATGCTAAAGATGTTTTGCCAGATTGGGCATTTTTTGTTAAGTGCGTTATTAACGCCAATGACCTCAGACCAACCGCATCGCGGGAGTTTTTCTATGAAGATGCCATGCTTATGGCTGCACGGGAAATGCTGGGCCAGTGCTTGCGGCAATACTTAATTGAACTTGCCCAACAAGACGAGGAACGCCTGCAACAATTGATTAATTTGCATTACCTTGCTATCAAGGCGCTGGCTGTTCATGATGACGAATTTTATAAGTTGTTCATCGACTGGTTGCCGTTTGAAACTTCTCTCGGTAGGATGACGCTGGGTGAGTATCGTTCTGCAAACTTGATAATTCGATATGTCCCTACTCGCGACCAATTCCGGCAAATTGCTGGAGTTGCTGCATCGCAATCAATGTGTGTAATTAACGGTGGCTATGCTTACGACACCGATTTGTTAGAAAAACTGCCTTACCTGTTTCCAGAAATTCAAGTGGAACGGGTGGATGCGTCGGATCTTGCTCAAAGTTTTGAAGACTTAAACTGGAAAGAGCGCGAACGTGTTTTCAATTTGATCAAATTTGCAGATATGGTGTTGCAGCCGTTCCGATGCGAGGTGGAAATTAAGAAATTTTGGCCCCAAGAGCTACCAGCACTTTATAGCACTAATGCAGATGCAGAATTTCAGCGATCGCTCTTGCAGTCCAAATCAGTTTCCAATTCAGTTTGGTCATCTGTTCTGGATAATTTAGCAACTACTCCTCAGCAACCTTACGCTCAATTATGCTTTAATTTTCACAACCCGCTAATTCAGAAGTTGGTCAATCTGGAAGATAAAAATTTGCTACAGTTATCGCTACAAATGTTATACGTTCAAGCGTTGCTGCTGGGACACCAACCCCTAAATGCTCAAGAAATGGGTTTGCTGAATTCCGGTTTGCTTGGTTTAATTGAATGGGGCGTGAACGCGCAATTAGGAGAAAACTATGAACCATAA
- a CDS encoding metallophosphoesterase, translating to MLFVSDPPISVKISKMKERVRWQDRLIVERGIDQTRMVLDDGSQDNPEFSFLVVGDSGAGSYRGYNPQRQIAEQMLSQRDTSRFVLHTGDVIYLVGSSEYYLKNFISPYREMIVGGERPERIAYDKMVFNLPFLPVPGNHDYYDLPFFFGLMAQSALPLRRLLQSKLDIDVGWHGSYQGKAYAKAFLDYLKGINSFEQLGHHLDRHYTAQTDTGRCLRYQPGRFTRLPNRYYTFRSGGIDFFAVDSNTFNEPAPLPHTKEGDAYRRELEKRRDRLEQKKMEILEASATKNGEKFEENERLEDLRTKVTQIDEMKMDIDKQLAADATTVTDYEQLNWLKERLIESWNNSAVRGRVVYFHHPPYVTEATKWQQAQTLAIRRRLRLLLDEVAGVVGRQAEGRPLVDLILNGHAHCLEYLRTGDTGHADSNLNWIVCGGSGFSLRRQRKEGPELTEAIWDEQGAGDRKVARSLLFVGRNGQGPQKRRPYSFLRIDVKDGNPAKFIVRPFISERIGRQWSEIALEPFAI from the coding sequence ATGCTCTTTGTATCCGATCCGCCCATATCCGTCAAAATCAGCAAAATGAAGGAACGGGTGCGGTGGCAAGATCGGCTGATTGTCGAGCGCGGGATAGATCAAACCCGGATGGTTTTAGATGATGGCTCACAAGACAATCCAGAATTCTCATTTTTGGTCGTGGGTGATAGTGGAGCGGGTTCTTATCGGGGGTACAACCCCCAACGACAAATAGCAGAACAAATGCTTTCCCAGCGCGACACCAGCCGTTTCGTCTTGCACACGGGCGACGTGATTTATCTGGTTGGATCGAGCGAATATTACCTGAAAAACTTCATCTCGCCCTACCGCGAGATGATAGTAGGTGGCGAACGACCAGAACGCATTGCCTACGATAAGATGGTCTTCAACCTGCCATTCCTGCCCGTGCCAGGGAACCACGATTACTACGATCTGCCGTTTTTCTTCGGTCTGATGGCACAGAGCGCCTTGCCTCTGCGCCGCCTGCTGCAATCGAAATTGGATATAGATGTGGGCTGGCACGGTTCCTATCAAGGCAAAGCGTATGCAAAAGCATTTCTTGACTACCTCAAGGGTATAAATTCCTTTGAGCAGTTGGGGCATCATCTAGACCGTCATTACACTGCTCAAACTGACACTGGTCGCTGCCTGCGTTACCAACCCGGACGCTTCACCCGCTTACCCAACCGATATTACACGTTTCGCAGCGGCGGGATCGACTTCTTTGCCGTTGACTCGAATACTTTTAACGAACCAGCGCCCCTCCCGCACACAAAAGAGGGGGATGCTTACCGCAGAGAGCTAGAAAAGCGCCGGGATCGGTTAGAGCAGAAAAAAATGGAGATCCTCGAAGCTTCCGCCACCAAAAACGGCGAAAAGTTTGAGGAAAACGAACGCCTGGAAGATCTGCGTACCAAGGTGACGCAGATTGATGAGATGAAGATGGACATCGACAAACAACTGGCAGCCGATGCAACAACTGTTACTGACTACGAACAACTCAATTGGCTCAAGGAAAGGCTGATCGAATCTTGGAATAATTCTGCGGTGCGCGGACGTGTGGTTTATTTCCACCATCCCCCCTACGTCACCGAGGCTACGAAGTGGCAACAGGCGCAAACTTTGGCGATTCGTCGCCGCCTCCGTCTGCTACTGGATGAGGTGGCTGGCGTGGTTGGTCGTCAGGCAGAGGGGCGTCCGTTAGTGGATCTGATTTTAAACGGTCACGCTCACTGTCTAGAATATTTGCGTACTGGGGACACTGGTCATGCCGACTCTAACCTGAACTGGATCGTTTGCGGGGGCAGCGGTTTCAGCCTCCGCCGCCAGCGGAAGGAGGGGCCGGAATTGACGGAGGCTATATGGGACGAGCAAGGCGCTGGCGATCGCAAGGTGGCGCGATCGCTGCTTTTTGTCGGTCGCAACGGTCAAGGGCCGCAAAAGCGCCGCCCCTATTCCTTTTTGCGGATCGATGTCAAAGACGGTAATCCTGCTAAGTTTATCGTCCGCCCGTTTATTAGCGAACGAATTGGGCGACAGTGGAGTGAGATCGCCCTTGAACCGTTTGCCATTTGA
- a CDS encoding opioid growth factor receptor-related protein — MTSDEVIVAFYLGDRSDSEGRMIEDMWLWDYRRLEYTHDYIQWLFPLKQKSGFNRNAPVLNEQIIQAFNTNEQLKMRLLKSLKLMLGFYGLQCNEAGSADIEITKSDEYPERKTNWINLRNHNYLRLTRILTSLKLLGLGKYALALYKCLEQIYSEESKSIGSETYSYWKKAVA; from the coding sequence ATGACATCTGATGAAGTTATCGTCGCGTTTTATCTTGGCGATCGCTCCGATTCAGAAGGGCGAATGATAGAAGATATGTGGCTATGGGATTACCGCAGGCTTGAATACACGCACGACTACATTCAGTGGTTATTTCCCCTAAAACAAAAAAGCGGCTTTAACAGAAATGCGCCAGTACTGAACGAGCAAATAATTCAAGCTTTCAACACAAACGAACAACTGAAAATGCGATTATTAAAATCGCTCAAACTCATGCTGGGTTTTTACGGGCTGCAATGCAACGAAGCTGGTAGCGCTGATATCGAAATAACTAAATCTGACGAATATCCAGAAAGAAAAACTAACTGGATTAATCTAAGAAATCACAATTACCTCCGACTGACCAGAATCTTAACGAGTTTGAAGCTTCTGGGATTAGGAAAATACGCTCTGGCTCTTTATAAATGTTTAGAGCAAATCTACTCGGAAGAAAGCAAAAGCATAGGTAGCGAGACTTACTCTTACTGGAAAAAAGCTGTTGCATGA
- a CDS encoding TIM44-like domain-containing protein: MLNSFVRSRASASQQTKGKRSSILYRYRFLILGAVAFIFFGLIHPQVAFAAPGGKIAVKMFSGLFKGVFGKILLAIVLIVCLPLIPYLIYVYLKESLASRRTFKDLQRLSQVSDKFDWLQVKERVTECFHKVHSAWRKEDMQEAAGWMTNWYWQNQQLAYLDQWEKDGLVNHCRVKSILNIKPLFLRYRNNGGVFDGSRLVVSITANMEDYLAERNTGNIVQGEKGYNNVEAIWTFIIEDGNWIVANIEESHMALAYAKLANEVPAILQGGDATEMKNNY; this comes from the coding sequence ATGCTCAATTCATTCGTGCGATCGCGTGCATCTGCTAGCCAGCAAACTAAAGGCAAACGTAGCTCTATACTCTATCGCTATCGCTTCCTAATTTTAGGCGCGGTCGCTTTTATATTCTTTGGCCTTATTCATCCGCAAGTTGCTTTCGCTGCACCCGGAGGAAAAATTGCAGTGAAAATGTTTTCCGGGTTGTTTAAAGGCGTTTTTGGAAAAATCCTACTTGCTATTGTTCTAATCGTTTGTTTGCCTTTAATTCCTTATCTAATTTACGTTTACCTCAAAGAATCACTAGCTTCTCGGCGTACTTTCAAAGATCTTCAACGACTCTCCCAGGTAAGCGATAAATTCGACTGGCTGCAAGTAAAAGAGCGCGTAACTGAGTGCTTCCATAAAGTTCATTCAGCATGGCGTAAGGAAGATATGCAAGAAGCAGCCGGGTGGATGACCAATTGGTATTGGCAAAATCAACAACTTGCTTATCTAGATCAATGGGAAAAAGATGGCCTTGTTAACCATTGCCGCGTTAAAAGCATACTCAACATCAAACCTCTCTTCTTAAGATATAGAAATAACGGCGGGGTATTTGATGGCTCTAGGCTCGTTGTATCCATTACGGCTAATATGGAAGACTACTTGGCAGAGCGCAATACGGGGAATATCGTACAAGGAGAAAAAGGATACAACAATGTTGAAGCAATTTGGACATTTATTATCGAGGATGGGAATTGGATAGTAGCCAATATTGAAGAAAGCCATATGGCTTTGGCATATGCTAAATTGGCTAATGAAGTCCCGGCGATTTTGCAAGGTGGGGACGCTACAGAAATGAAAAATAACTACTGA
- a CDS encoding HEAT repeat domain-containing protein has product MANQQDIEKLLQRLPHLEDERLKREYLNSWEWRKAIAPMLARVESESQALRVVRLALEADLRKGATLAGSVKPEFRAKALSIVTKLKVSLPLKIRLLARTRSPLPIGLLTDLLNHQDDTVRAWSAWALVQIGTASVVSKLLPALEHQAPHVRMWATWVLGQIGGDAAIAGLISALNDKDSEIRWRAAAALGRLGSSQAIAKLLQIVGEDPEPRVRGKAATALGKIGGDSVLEGLQQALNDEQLYVCANAVYALGTVSTPGAVNVLLQALNHSNSDVRGSAVSVLGDIGTEGAIAAIMRALDDRDLLVRGRAVEALERLSAQATAGLKQALNDRDDYVRDRAAAALERLSFSVGDRHLEKTDLITKQTPTVSSQGIALPKLWITSFEQASEYIFSKTPGASIQYLISIGSPGDPPLPGYNRIPHRLRLEFDDIDIPSNDPEGVLPTLEHILKVIDFASVIAKGKGNLLIHCQAGISRSAAVALTVCARLLGSGREEQALAYVLTAKPEALPNRWIVELADEALGRGGKLIKVAQMHRESQHW; this is encoded by the coding sequence ATGGCAAACCAGCAAGACATCGAAAAGCTCCTTCAGCGGCTCCCTCATCTAGAAGATGAGAGGCTCAAACGAGAGTATCTAAATAGCTGGGAATGGAGAAAGGCGATCGCTCCCATGCTGGCGCGGGTGGAATCAGAGTCGCAAGCACTGCGCGTCGTTCGTTTAGCCCTAGAAGCAGATTTAAGAAAGGGGGCAACTTTGGCGGGGAGTGTCAAACCGGAATTTAGGGCAAAAGCACTCTCTATAGTAACTAAACTAAAAGTTTCTTTACCGCTGAAAATTCGGCTTTTGGCTAGGACTCGATCGCCGTTGCCGATCGGGCTTCTGACAGATCTCCTGAACCATCAAGACGACACCGTTCGCGCTTGGAGTGCTTGGGCGCTGGTGCAAATTGGTACTGCGTCGGTTGTTAGCAAATTGCTACCAGCACTGGAGCATCAAGCGCCCCACGTGCGGATGTGGGCAACTTGGGTATTAGGGCAAATTGGCGGCGATGCAGCGATCGCAGGGTTGATATCAGCACTCAACGATAAGGACTCCGAAATTCGCTGGCGGGCGGCTGCTGCTCTCGGTAGATTAGGTAGCTCTCAAGCCATTGCCAAACTGTTGCAAATTGTAGGAGAAGATCCAGAACCCCGCGTGCGGGGAAAAGCCGCTACTGCATTGGGAAAAATTGGCGGCGATTCGGTTTTGGAGGGGTTGCAACAAGCCCTCAATGACGAACAATTATATGTTTGTGCCAATGCCGTGTATGCGTTGGGAACTGTTAGCACTCCGGGGGCGGTGAATGTACTTTTGCAAGCATTGAACCACTCGAATTCTGATGTTCGCGGTAGTGCTGTTTCCGTATTAGGCGACATTGGAACTGAGGGGGCGATCGCTGCAATTATGCGAGCGCTAGACGATAGAGACTTGTTGGTGCGCGGAAGAGCGGTTGAAGCATTAGAACGACTCAGCGCCCAAGCCACAGCAGGGTTAAAACAAGCCCTTAACGATCGAGACGATTACGTGCGCGATCGCGCTGCTGCTGCCTTAGAAAGACTTAGTTTTTCTGTTGGCGATCGCCACTTAGAAAAAACTGACTTAATTACCAAACAAACACCTACTGTATCCTCCCAAGGTATTGCTTTACCCAAACTCTGGATTACCTCTTTTGAACAAGCCAGCGAATACATCTTCTCTAAAACTCCAGGCGCTTCAATTCAATATCTAATCTCCATTGGTAGCCCTGGCGATCCTCCTTTGCCCGGTTATAACCGCATACCCCACAGGCTTAGGCTGGAGTTCGATGATATTGATATCCCCTCTAACGATCCTGAAGGTGTATTGCCCACCCTAGAACATATCCTGAAAGTAATTGATTTCGCTTCTGTCATTGCCAAAGGTAAAGGAAATTTACTCATTCATTGTCAGGCTGGAATTAGCCGTTCGGCTGCTGTAGCTTTAACAGTATGCGCTCGTTTATTGGGTTCTGGTCGAGAGGAACAAGCTCTAGCTTATGTGTTAACAGCTAAACCCGAAGCTCTACCAAATCGCTGGATTGTAGAATTAGCAGATGAAGCGTTGGGTAGAGGAGGAAAATTAATTAAAGTCGCTCAAATGCATCGCGAATCGCAACACTGGTGA
- a CDS encoding ADP-ribosylglycohydrolase family protein has product MPQVIYKYSATTAKETIMLGAIAGDIIGSIYEANNIKTKEFPLFSPKCRFTDDTVLTVAVADVVLNGGDYADVIKAYYRRYPYKGYGGNFMEWGNSDTREPYNSWGNGSAMRVSSIGFAFNDINSVLEEAKRSAEVTHNHPEGIKGAGATATAIFLARTGETKSSIKDFIERDFGYNLNQTLEEIRPKYRFDVSCQGSVPQAIIAFLKSTDFEDAIRNAISIGGDSDTIACITGGIAQAFYGGVPEQIASSALACLDEDLRKVTSQFMSEYKLL; this is encoded by the coding sequence TTGCCGCAAGTAATTTATAAGTACTCAGCCACAACTGCAAAGGAGACTATTATGCTGGGAGCGATCGCGGGTGACATCATTGGATCAATTTACGAGGCAAATAACATCAAAACTAAGGAATTTCCACTTTTTAGCCCTAAATGCCGCTTTACTGATGACACGGTACTCACAGTTGCAGTTGCGGATGTCGTGCTTAATGGTGGCGACTATGCCGATGTAATTAAAGCTTATTACCGTCGCTATCCCTATAAAGGTTATGGGGGTAACTTTATGGAATGGGGGAACTCTGACACCAGGGAACCCTACAACAGTTGGGGCAATGGTTCAGCAATGCGAGTCAGTTCTATAGGATTTGCTTTCAATGACATAAATTCTGTGTTAGAGGAAGCGAAACGCAGCGCAGAAGTTACTCACAATCATCCTGAAGGTATTAAAGGCGCTGGGGCTACTGCTACTGCTATTTTTCTGGCTCGTACTGGCGAAACTAAGAGTTCTATAAAGGATTTCATTGAAAGAGATTTTGGCTATAATTTGAATCAAACGTTGGAAGAAATTAGACCGAAATATCGCTTCGATGTGTCCTGCCAGGGTTCGGTACCCCAGGCTATAATTGCTTTTTTGAAATCTACAGATTTCGAGGATGCTATCCGTAATGCTATATCAATTGGCGGTGATAGCGACACTATCGCTTGCATTACTGGAGGTATTGCCCAGGCGTTTTATGGTGGCGTGCCAGAACAAATTGCCTCAAGTGCCTTAGCTTGTCTTGATGAAGATCTACGCAAGGTTACGTCTCAATTCATGTCTGAATACAAGTTATTGTAA